A genomic region of Methanobacterium sp. SMA-27 contains the following coding sequences:
- a CDS encoding DNA-directed RNA polymerase subunit A' produces MKGILKKISQINFGLMSPENIRKMSVTKIVTPDTYDEDGYPIEAGLMDPRLGVIDPGLRCRSCGSKGGDCQGHFGHINLARPVIHVGFADTIHKVLRSTCKDCGRVLLTESEMVDYREKIENHLKNEESITAIIKEIYTVARRDKCPHCAEEQEDVKIDKPVSIVEGNYKLTASEVRERLETIPDDEYIFVGINRDIAKPEWMVLTVLPVPPVTVRPSITLETGERSEDDLTHKLVDILRINQRLKENMEAGAPQLIVEDLWELLQYHVTTYFDNEASGVPPARHRSGRPLKTLAQRLKGKEGRFRSNLSGKRVNFSARTVISPDPNISINEVGVPEMIATEVTVPVFVTEWNMDAMKKFIMNGPKKHPGANYVIRPDERKIRVYDETKETVIEKLEPGFIVERHLMDGDVVLFNRQPSLHRMSMMAHEVKVLPYKTFRLNLCVCPPYNADFDGDEMNMHVFQTEESRAEAKSLMRVQEHILSPRFGGPIIGGIHDHISGAYLLTREGSNFSEEDVFQMVKHARMPLPKPTGEEWTGKQVFSLLLPKDLNMVYKAEICRKCDECLKQECKNDAYVVIENGQIRSGAMDEKAYGAFSGKILDSIVKEYGTDKAREFLDASTKLAISGIMKRGFTTSTADEEIPREAKDRIEELLANAEAKVEKLIDAYHNEELEALPGRSLRETLEMKIMQVLGEARDKSGEIAESYFGMENHAVIMALTGARGSMLNLTQIAACVGQQSVRGGRIERGYSKRTLPHFQVGELGAKASGFVHSSYKKGLDPLEFFFHAMGGREGLVDTAIRTAQSGYMQRRLVNALQDLNVQPDGTVRDNRGVIIQTEYGEDGIDPAKSDYGKVADIDRMIDEMRIKSKVK; encoded by the coding sequence TTGAAAGGAATTTTAAAAAAGATTTCCCAAATCAACTTTGGTCTTATGTCTCCAGAGAACATAAGAAAAATGTCCGTTACCAAAATTGTAACACCAGACACCTATGATGAGGACGGATATCCAATAGAAGCTGGACTCATGGACCCAAGGTTGGGAGTTATTGACCCCGGTCTTAGATGTAGATCCTGTGGATCAAAAGGTGGAGATTGTCAAGGACACTTTGGTCATATAAATCTAGCAAGACCGGTTATACATGTTGGTTTTGCAGACACAATTCATAAAGTACTTAGATCAACTTGCAAAGACTGTGGACGTGTTCTCTTAACAGAATCTGAAATGGTAGATTACAGGGAAAAGATAGAGAATCACCTCAAAAATGAGGAGAGCATAACAGCAATTATTAAAGAAATTTACACTGTTGCAAGAAGAGATAAATGCCCTCACTGTGCAGAAGAACAGGAAGATGTCAAAATTGATAAACCAGTTTCAATAGTTGAAGGAAACTATAAACTCACTGCAAGTGAAGTAAGAGAAAGGTTAGAAACCATTCCTGATGATGAGTATATATTTGTTGGAATAAATCGTGATATTGCGAAACCCGAATGGATGGTTTTAACTGTACTTCCAGTTCCACCAGTAACTGTGAGACCTTCAATAACACTTGAAACAGGGGAAAGATCTGAAGATGATCTAACCCACAAGCTTGTTGATATTTTAAGGATCAACCAGAGACTTAAAGAGAACATGGAAGCAGGAGCACCACAACTGATAGTTGAAGATCTCTGGGAACTTTTACAGTATCATGTTACAACTTACTTTGATAATGAAGCATCTGGTGTGCCACCTGCCAGACATCGTTCAGGAAGGCCACTTAAAACACTTGCACAACGTTTAAAAGGTAAAGAAGGACGTTTCAGAAGTAATTTATCAGGTAAAAGGGTAAATTTCTCCGCAAGAACAGTTATATCTCCAGATCCAAACATCAGTATAAATGAGGTAGGAGTTCCGGAGATGATTGCCACAGAAGTTACTGTACCTGTTTTTGTAACTGAATGGAATATGGATGCAATGAAGAAGTTCATTATGAACGGTCCAAAAAAGCATCCTGGAGCTAACTATGTTATACGGCCAGATGAAAGGAAGATAAGGGTGTATGACGAGACCAAGGAAACTGTTATCGAAAAATTGGAACCTGGTTTCATAGTAGAAAGACATCTAATGGATGGAGATGTAGTTTTATTCAATAGGCAACCTTCTCTCCACAGGATGTCAATGATGGCCCATGAAGTTAAAGTTTTACCCTACAAAACATTCAGATTGAATTTATGTGTATGTCCACCATACAATGCTGATTTTGATGGGGATGAAATGAACATGCACGTATTCCAGACAGAAGAATCCCGTGCAGAGGCCAAGTCCCTTATGAGGGTTCAGGAACACATACTCTCCCCAAGATTTGGAGGACCTATTATAGGTGGAATACACGATCATATATCTGGCGCATATCTTCTAACAAGAGAAGGTTCAAACTTCTCAGAAGAAGATGTATTCCAGATGGTTAAACATGCAAGAATGCCATTACCAAAACCAACAGGTGAAGAGTGGACTGGAAAACAGGTTTTTAGCCTGCTGCTTCCAAAGGATCTGAACATGGTTTACAAGGCAGAGATATGCAGAAAATGTGATGAATGCCTTAAACAGGAATGTAAAAATGATGCATATGTTGTTATTGAAAATGGACAGATTAGATCGGGAGCCATGGATGAAAAAGCATATGGTGCATTTTCAGGTAAGATACTTGATTCCATAGTCAAGGAGTATGGTACAGACAAGGCACGTGAATTCCTTGATGCATCAACAAAACTTGCAATATCTGGAATAATGAAAAGGGGTTTCACAACCAGTACCGCAGACGAAGAAATACCAAGGGAAGCCAAGGACCGTATAGAGGAGTTATTGGCAAATGCAGAGGCAAAGGTTGAAAAACTTATCGATGCATACCATAATGAAGAACTAGAAGCCCTCCCTGGCCGAAGTCTGAGGGAAACACTCGAAATGAAGATAATGCAGGTACTTGGTGAAGCAAGGGACAAGTCTGGTGAAATAGCAGAAAGTTACTTTGGAATGGAGAACCATGCAGTTATAATGGCACTTACAGGTGCTAGAGGATCAATGTTGAACCTGACCCAGATTGCAGCATGTGTAGGTCAGCAGTCTGTTCGTGGTGGGCGTATAGAGAGAGGTTACAGTAAACGTACCTTACCTCATTTCCAAGTTGGAGAATTAGGTGCAAAGGCAAGTGGATTTGTTCACTCAAGCTACAAAAAAGGCCTGGACCCACTAGAATTTTTCTTCCATGCAATGGGAGGAAGGGAAGGACTTGTGGATACAGCTATACGTACTGCACAGAGTGGTTACATGCAACGAAGACTTGTTAATGCCCTCCAGGATCTGAATGTACAACCAGATGGAACTGTGAGGGACAACAGGGGAGTTATCATCCAAACAGAATATGGTGAAGATGGTATAGACCCTGCAAAAAGTGACTATGGTAAAGTTGCAGATATAGACAGGATGATCGATGAAATGAGAATAAAATCCAAGGTTAAATAA
- the rpoA2 gene encoding DNA-directed RNA polymerase subunit A'', translated as MDIEKVEKVVKKKRTKFPEKLIYEIAEAAERHELNDKELDELVKEIKKANQRAGVENGEAVGTVAAQSVGEPGTQMTMRTFHYAGVAELNVTLGLPRLIEIVDARKKISTPTMGIYFDEEYSADEEFVRRIANRIGKIVLNDILKDFNVNYANMNLSIEIDEAKVEDKRLDHDEIIAKIEKAFKKVEIDKNLLSFEPTISDPKHAIRELRLLADKVRDLQISGVKNIGKVVIRKEGAEWAIHTEGSNLGAVLKMEGVNKTRTSTNDIHEVEKVLGVEAARNAIIHEAQSTMEEQGLTVDVRHIMLVADMMTADGKVKSIGRHGISGEKASVLARASFEETGKHLLRASIRGEIDHLTGIIENIIIGQPIPLGTGSVGVIMKEKK; from the coding sequence GTGGACATAGAGAAGGTAGAAAAGGTTGTTAAGAAGAAAAGGACCAAATTTCCTGAAAAACTTATTTATGAAATAGCTGAAGCAGCCGAAAGACATGAATTAAATGACAAGGAACTAGATGAACTTGTTAAGGAAATTAAAAAGGCAAACCAGCGTGCGGGTGTCGAAAATGGAGAAGCAGTTGGTACTGTTGCTGCACAGTCTGTTGGGGAGCCTGGTACTCAGATGACCATGCGTACTTTTCACTATGCAGGTGTTGCAGAGCTGAATGTTACATTGGGACTGCCGCGTCTAATAGAAATTGTTGACGCCAGAAAGAAGATATCAACTCCAACAATGGGAATATACTTCGATGAAGAGTACAGTGCAGACGAAGAATTCGTAAGGCGAATAGCCAATCGTATTGGTAAAATTGTCTTAAATGATATTCTAAAGGATTTTAACGTCAATTATGCAAATATGAACCTTTCCATCGAGATCGATGAGGCCAAGGTTGAAGATAAAAGACTAGACCATGACGAGATCATAGCCAAGATAGAAAAAGCTTTTAAGAAAGTAGAAATAGATAAGAACCTACTCAGTTTTGAACCTACGATTTCTGATCCTAAACATGCAATAAGAGAATTAAGACTTTTAGCTGATAAGGTTCGCGATCTCCAGATAAGTGGTGTTAAAAACATCGGGAAGGTTGTGATCAGGAAAGAAGGTGCAGAATGGGCTATACACACTGAAGGTTCAAATCTTGGAGCCGTCCTCAAAATGGAAGGTGTTAATAAGACCAGAACAAGCACTAATGACATCCATGAGGTAGAGAAGGTTTTAGGAGTAGAGGCAGCGCGAAATGCAATCATACATGAAGCACAGAGTACAATGGAAGAACAGGGACTTACAGTTGATGTAAGGCATATAATGCTGGTTGCAGATATGATGACTGCTGATGGTAAGGTAAAATCCATTGGAAGACACGGTATAAGCGGTGAAAAGGCCAGTGTTCTTGCAAGAGCTTCTTTTGAAGAAACAGGTAAACACCTTTTAAGAGCCAGTATTAGAGGAGAAATTGATCACCTCACTGGTATAATTGAAAATATTATAATAGGGCAGCCAATACCACTGGGAACAGGGTCTGTTGGCGTCATTATGAAAGAGAAGAAATAG
- a CDS encoding 50S ribosomal protein L30e, translating to MDIDRGIRVAVDTGNVILGSDKSIQELKLGKGKLVILAGNCPKDIREDVEQYSELSDITVYNYDGTSVDLGSVCGKPFTVATLIIKDPGDSTILEIMG from the coding sequence ATGGATATAGATAGAGGAATAAGAGTTGCTGTAGATACAGGTAATGTTATACTAGGATCTGATAAATCAATTCAGGAGCTGAAGCTTGGAAAGGGTAAGCTCGTGATACTTGCAGGTAACTGTCCTAAAGATATAAGGGAAGATGTTGAGCAGTATTCAGAATTATCAGATATCACTGTTTACAATTATGATGGTACAAGTGTGGATCTTGGATCTGTATGCGGTAAACCATTCACAGTTGCAACGTTAATTATTAAGGATCCTGGTGACTCCACTATATTAGAGATTATGGGGTAG
- a CDS encoding NusA-like transcription termination signal-binding factor, translating into MTIKFSTNEIRYIALFESMTGAMVKDLLVDDENGKLTFLVKKGDMGLAIGKRGSTVAKVQKTVDKGVEVIEHSDDQVEFIGNLMAPAKIRSIRILQKENGEKIATLETDSRNKRTAIGKGGQNIERARLLAKRQHNINNIIIK; encoded by the coding sequence GTGACTATAAAATTTTCGACCAATGAAATAAGGTACATTGCACTGTTTGAAAGTATGACCGGTGCAATGGTAAAGGACCTTTTAGTTGATGATGAAAATGGTAAATTAACCTTCCTTGTTAAAAAGGGAGATATGGGACTTGCCATTGGAAAAAGAGGCAGCACTGTTGCCAAGGTTCAAAAAACAGTTGACAAGGGTGTTGAGGTTATTGAACACTCTGATGATCAAGTTGAATTCATAGGTAATCTCATGGCTCCGGCTAAGATCAGAAGTATAAGAATACTTCAGAAGGAAAATGGGGAGAAGATTGCCACTCTTGAAACAGATTCAAGAAATAAAAGAACTGCTATTGGAAAGGGTGGCCAAAATATTGAACGAGCCAGACTCTTGGCCAAGAGACAGCATAATATAAATAACATTATTATAAAATAG
- a CDS encoding 30S ribosomal protein S12 encodes MPGLFAAKKLKKNRQNFRWKDVEYKRKALRLDVKADPLEGAPQARGIVIEKVGVEAKQPNSAIRKCVRVQLIKNGKQLTAFAPGDGAIGFIDEHDEVMIEGIGGPSGRSMGDIPGVRWKVTKVNSVSLQQMVIGRIEKPVR; translated from the coding sequence TTGCCAGGACTTTTCGCAGCAAAAAAGCTTAAAAAGAATAGACAAAATTTCAGGTGGAAGGATGTGGAATATAAGAGGAAAGCTCTTAGATTAGATGTAAAAGCAGATCCACTTGAAGGCGCACCCCAAGCTAGAGGAATCGTTATTGAAAAAGTAGGTGTAGAGGCAAAACAGCCAAACTCTGCTATAAGGAAATGTGTACGTGTCCAGCTTATAAAAAATGGTAAACAATTAACAGCCTTCGCTCCAGGAGACGGTGCAATAGGTTTCATTGATGAACATGACGAAGTCATGATCGAGGGAATCGGAGGGCCTTCAGGAAGGTCTATGGGTGATATCCCTGGTGTTAGATGGAAGGTTACAAAAGTTAACAGCGTATCATTACAACAAATGGTTATAGGTAGAATAGAAAAACCTGTAAGATAA
- a CDS encoding 30S ribosomal protein S7, which translates to MSFKVFDKWDLEEVKVEDLGLVNYICLDEILVPHTLGRHVKRQFAKSKVSIVERLMNKIMRTHRNSGKKNKSYNIVKGALDIINQRSKKNPIQVLVKAVENTSPREETTRIKYGGIGYQVAVDIAPQRRVDLAVGFLTRGALQSSFKRKRSVEECLADELLFAAEYDTRSFAIGKKEEKERIARSAH; encoded by the coding sequence ATGAGTTTTAAGGTCTTCGATAAATGGGATTTAGAAGAGGTGAAGGTAGAGGACTTAGGTCTTGTAAACTACATTTGCCTTGACGAAATTCTGGTTCCGCACACCCTAGGAAGGCATGTTAAAAGGCAGTTCGCAAAATCCAAAGTTTCCATAGTTGAAAGACTCATGAACAAAATCATGAGAACACATAGAAACTCTGGGAAAAAGAACAAGTCTTACAACATAGTTAAAGGGGCATTGGATATTATAAACCAGAGGTCAAAAAAGAACCCTATTCAGGTTCTAGTGAAAGCGGTAGAAAACACTTCTCCACGTGAAGAAACAACCAGAATAAAGTATGGTGGAATAGGATATCAAGTAGCAGTGGATATAGCACCACAGAGAAGGGTTGATCTGGCTGTTGGATTCTTAACAAGAGGCGCTCTACAATCATCATTCAAAAGGAAACGATCTGTAGAAGAATGTCTTGCTGATGAACTTCTTTTTGCTGCAGAGTACGATACAAGAAGCTTTGCAATCGGAAAGAAGGAAGAGAAAGAAAGAATTGCAAGATCTGCCCACTAA